In one window of Pseudomonas chlororaphis subsp. chlororaphis DNA:
- a CDS encoding SphA family protein: protein MNSTRTHLSRRLAASLACLAALPALAPASESGVDNIGPGTDGFFILPLDVNGLPDHMFAFNLYYNHYEARKLNISSLGGKVPDVRIVSDAIIPRLDYLSPLRVFGGRLGGYVAQPYLRQQVGVFGLKDQRESMGDTTIAPIILWDLGKNLTLGAAVEITIPTGKYDATRLANTSNNFYTYKPLVSVTWLPTPRTELSLKTTYSFNEENHATDYKSGQIFHFDYCASYKVTDNLSLGLNGYYLKQTSDDKQYGRTVQFLGEDVDDGVRGQVFAIGPALYLTFLKYASAEIRWAKEFDVENRPEGEMLWAKLTIPFSL, encoded by the coding sequence AGCCTGGCCTGCCTCGCCGCCCTGCCCGCCCTGGCCCCGGCCAGCGAATCCGGGGTCGACAATATCGGCCCCGGCACCGACGGTTTTTTCATCCTGCCGCTGGATGTCAACGGCCTGCCGGACCACATGTTCGCCTTCAACCTGTATTACAACCACTACGAAGCGCGGAAGCTGAATATCAGCTCCCTGGGCGGCAAGGTGCCGGACGTGCGGATCGTCTCCGACGCGATCATTCCCCGCCTCGACTACCTGAGCCCGCTGCGGGTATTCGGTGGGCGACTCGGCGGCTACGTGGCGCAGCCCTATCTGCGTCAGCAGGTGGGGGTCTTCGGCCTCAAGGACCAGCGCGAAAGCATGGGCGACACCACCATCGCGCCGATCATCCTGTGGGACCTGGGCAAGAACTTGACCCTGGGCGCCGCCGTGGAAATCACCATTCCCACCGGCAAGTACGACGCGACGCGCCTGGCCAATACCAGCAACAACTTCTACACCTACAAGCCGCTGGTTTCGGTGACCTGGCTGCCGACCCCGCGTACCGAGCTGTCGCTGAAGACCACCTACAGCTTCAACGAGGAAAACCACGCCACCGACTACAAGTCCGGGCAGATTTTCCACTTCGACTATTGCGCCAGCTACAAGGTGACCGACAACCTGAGCCTGGGGCTCAACGGCTACTACCTGAAGCAGACCAGCGACGACAAACAGTACGGCCGCACCGTGCAGTTTCTCGGCGAGGACGTGGACGACGGCGTGCGCGGCCAGGTGTTCGCCATCGGCCCGGCGCTGTACCTGACCTTCCTCAAGTACGCCAGCGCGGAGATCCGCTGGGCCAAGGAGTTCGACGTGGAGAACCGGCCCGAGGGCGAGATGCTGTGGGCCAAGCTGACGATTCCGTTCAGCCTGTGA